Sequence from the bacterium genome:
TTCTCAAGGCGGGCCTGGTTTTCGGCGCCGGGGCTGCCGGCCTAGCCGCCGGCTACGCCGCCGTGCCCGACGCTTTCGCGCGGGCGGTCTACGCCGCCAAGCGGGAGGGCATGACCAACGACAACGTCCTGGTCATGATCCAGCTCGCCGGCGGCAACGATGGACTGCGCACCGTCGTTCCCCTCGCCGACCCGACTTTGCATGACCTGCGCCCCAAGCTATCCGGGCCGATGGTCTCCCAGGCCCTGCCGCTCGACCACGAGTTCGGCCTCAATCACAACCTCGGCGGCATCAAGGGTTTGTGGGACAAGGGCAAGGTCGCCATCGTGCAGGGCGTCGGCTATCCGAACCCGACCTTCTCGCACTTCGAGTCCATTCGCATCTGGGAGACGGGCGATCCGACGCGCCGCCAGGTCGACGGCTGGCTCGGCCGCACGCTTGCCACCGCCTACGACTCCAACGGTCACCCACTCACCGGCTGCGCGTGCGGCGCCACCGACGTCCCTGGGGCCTTGCGCGATCTGCAGGCGACCATGACCGTGATCCAGAACCAGAAGACGTTCGGCTTCACCGGCGGCAGCGAGGTGGAGGCGGCCGTCGGCGCGCTCTACCAAGGGACGCCCGGCATCTACGGCGCGCTTTTCGACACCGCCATCGCCACCGCGACCGAGACGATGGCCACCCTGCGGACGTCGGCGGCCGCCTATCAACCGATGGCCGACTACTCGGACAGGGTCAAGCTCGTGTACTCGTCCAAGAACCAGCTCGCGGCGGCGCTGCAGCTGGCGGCCGAGCTGATCGTCACCGGCACCGGCGTCAAGCTGCTGCACGTCACGCTCGGAGGTTTCGACACGCATTACACCGAGCTCAACCGCCACGACGACCTGATGGGCTATCTCGACTCCGCGGTTGGCGCTTTCTACCAGGACCTGGCGGCGCACGGCAAGGCGGACAAGGTGCTCATCGCCACCTGGTCGGAGTTCGGCCGGCGGCCGAAGGAAAACGCGAGCGGCGGCACCGACCATGGCGCGGCCGCGCCGCTGCTCCTGATCG
This genomic interval carries:
- a CDS encoding DUF1501 domain-containing protein, yielding MSQEIGINQLKRRDFLKAGLVFGAGAAGLAAGYAAVPDAFARAVYAAKREGMTNDNVLVMIQLAGGNDGLRTVVPLADPTLHDLRPKLSGPMVSQALPLDHEFGLNHNLGGIKGLWDKGKVAIVQGVGYPNPTFSHFESIRIWETGDPTRRQVDGWLGRTLATAYDSNGHPLTGCACGATDVPGALRDLQATMTVIQNQKTFGFTGGSEVEAAVGALYQGTPGIYGALFDTAIATATETMATLRTSAAAYQPMADYSDRVKLVYSSKNQLAAALQLAAELIVTGTGVKLLHVTLGGFDTHYTELNRHDDLMGYLDSAVGAFYQDLAAHGKADKVLIATWSEFGRRPKENASGGTDHGAAAPLLLIGDPVKGGLYGAAPSLTSLDSTGNLKYAVDFRSVYQEILGGHLGADSGEVLGATYDRVPFLQAPVAAV